A window of uncultured Methanoregula sp. genomic DNA:
AGTGCCTGCTGAGCGGGAGACTGTGCGGGAGATGCATTAAGGGGTACAACAAACCCGTTCTCACCAATGCAGTCCGGGCTCTGCTGGTGTGCGCTTGAAGGAGTCACCATCAGAGCTACCGAGAGGATGATGAATGCAAACCCGATCAGAATCTTTCCCGTGTCCATCGTTGTATTTCCTTCTGGAGTTGTGTTATGTCGGTGTATGCACAGCGGTTCGTGCAGCACCTGATAACAACATATCGTGCCCTGGCAGATAAATACACAAAATCACCCGGGTTGGTGTGTATAACCCCGGGGTTAGAACATTCAACCGAGAGGACAAACCTATGGGGAGGAAATATAAACCGTTATGCCTAACTCTTCCGGTAACCATAAGAAAACATCAACCGGATAAATGACATTCCGGGTGGACCTCTATGAATCCCGCAGATAAGTCTCCCACGCTCATTGTTCACGAAGAATCCGATTCGCTGGAGGAACTGTCAGAGTATCTGGATGTCCTCTCCAGCAGCGCACGGCTCAGGATATTAAAATTCATTGAGAAGAAGCCCCGCGATGCCCGGGCCATCTCAAAAGAGATTGAGACGAGTTACGAGAACACGAAAAAACATCTGGATAAACTCCTGAGCATCGGGGTTATCAAGAAGGATGCCGGTCTCGGGGCACCAACGTCAAAAGGCATTCACCCGGTCTGGCAGTACTCGCTGGTCCCCGGTGGACTCGAAGCTATCATAAGGAACCTCGGATTCTTCTCAAATACGCGGGTACAGATCGTGGGAAGCGAGATCTCGAGAAGGCTCGACGAGGTCAAAGGCGCTCTCTCAAAAGAAGTCCTGGGAAACATGCCTGCGGCGATTGTGCTGGGCGGCCAGGATGACGGGAAACTCTTCCTCTTAAAGAGCGATCTCGTAAACATCGGGAGAACCGATGCGGATTATTCAGCTGCATCCGGTAATAATGACGTGGTCCTTTCCGAAAGTTACACAGCGGTAACGCGCATATCCAAACCCCACGGGAGATTCGTTCACGAGAACGGTGTGTGGTATATCGAGGATTGCGGCAGCACCGGGGGCACCCAGCTGAACAACCGGAAACTTGAAAAGAATGTAAAAGAGCAGGTGCGTGACGGAGATCTTCTCGAACTTGCAAAAGGTTCATCCGGGGTTAGGGTACTGTTCATACTCCCGGAAAAGACCTGATGATATAAGCCCAATCACGATCAACGGATCTCACAAAATGTTTCACCATCTGAAAATAACAATGCAAAGTACCGCATGATTCCCGGAATATCCATGATCCCTCTGCACAAAATTCTCCGCGCTCTCGTCATCGCCACGCTCATACTTGCATGTACCGTGATACCCGTGATGGCAGCCGAGCACATTGTTGCCCCGACCGGCGCAGAGTTTTCCACGATCCAGGATGCTGTGGACTGGTCAAGCAACGGGGACACGATCAGGGTGCAGAGCGGAACCTATGATGAGAATATCAGGCTTGAGAAGAAGATCATTCTCATCGGTGTTGACAATGGCAACGGAGTACCGGTCATTGAGCCCCGCAGCAAAGGGGATGCAATCCGGATCCTTGCAGATGACTGCACCATCCAGGGCTTCATTATCCAGAACACCGAGATGTCGTCCGGGATATACATTGGTTCCAATAACAACGCGATCCGCGACAATATCATCAGAAACAATGGTGACGGAATATATCTCGTATCCTCGCGGAAAAACACAATCTCCGGCAACGAGATTTCCCAGAACAACAAATACGGGATATCGCTCGAATCATCTTCCGACAACCGGATTGAGCAGAACACATTCCAGAAGAATACCGTGGGGATCTCGCTGGATTCGGCCTCAGCGGCAAACCTGATCTTCCGGAACAACTTCCTCAACAACCAGAATGTGATATCCGAGAGCCAGACCTCAACATGGAGCTCAGTCCTTCCATACACCTATACTTACCTTGGCCAGAAGGCAGAGAGCCGGATGGGAAATTACTGGAAGGACTACCAGGGGAGAGATACAAATGGCGATGGTATCGGGGAAACGCCTTACATTGTCAGTGTCGGGACCATCAAGACCGGGGACAAAACCCGTCAGGATGTCCTGGATGAATTTCCCCTGATGGATCCGCGGGATTATTATACTGCAGTCGCCGTTGCCGGGAGCAGCCCGGGACTCAAACCAACCGATGCCGGGGGCCGCACGCCTACGCTAACTCCTGTGATCACCACAACCCCGCTCCCCACCCGGACAAATCAGGTTGCCGAAAATCCTGCATCGGAGGCCCCGTTCTCATTCCCCCGCATCTGGCCGAATATTCCCGTTATCACCCTGGTGCTCTCCCTGGCGCTGGTCATCGTCATAATTGCTGCCGGCATCATGTATTTCCGGAGGAAGAAACCGGAGTCCGGGCAGGAGAATGGCATTGCCCCCGTGGCCAAACGGGCAGCATCAATGATAAAAAATGCCATCGACCATGTCCCGTCTCCTGCCACAACGCAGGCTGCACAGACCGTACAAATGGATGAGACAAATATTGCCCTGCAGCATTCAGCATCCGACCAGAAAACCTACTTTCCCCGGGAACTGGAGAACAAGTACACCGATATCATGTTCATTGGGAGAGGGGGTATTGCCTGGGTATTCTCAGCGATCAGGAAGACTGACGGCATCAGGGTTGCTGTCAAGATCCCGATCAGTTTCGATGAAGTGACGGGCAAATGTTTCCTGAACGAGATTGCGGCCTGGGAGACCCTGCGCCACGAGAACATTGTCGAAGTGACTGCAGTCAATATTCTCCCTGTCCCCTACGTTGAGATGGAGTATGTCCCAAGCTCGCTTGAAGCCATAGAGAAGCCTCTTCCGGTCTGGAAAGCGGTTCATCTCATCACGGGGGTTACGGATGGGCTGCGCTATGCTCACGACCACGGGTTCATTCACCGGGATATCAAACCCCACAACATTCTCTTAACCGACGAACTGGTCCCGAAAATAACCGACTGGGGGATGAGCAAGGTGCTGGCAGCTGAGGTCAAGAAATCGAGCATTGCCGGTTTCTCCCTCTCGTATGCAGCTCCCGAGCAGGTTTCACCAACCGAATTCGGGAGGACCGATGAACGAACCGACATCTACCAGCTGGGTGTTGTGTTCTACGAACTCGTGACCGGGTCAATTCCATTCGGCGGAGAGAGCATCGTCGAGGTGGGTAATGCGATCCTGCGGGATTCCCCGATACTGCCTTCGGAATATAACCCCGAGGCGGAGGTTGTCGAGAAGATTATCATGAAATGCCTTGAGAAGATGCCAAAAGACCGCTACCAGTCTGCAGCTGAACTCCTGGCAGCCCTCCAGGGGTACCTTGACGAAGATGACAGCTGAAAAGACGTATGAACCGGCGGAGTGCGGGCATTGCGGGGGCCTTGGCTGCACGTACTGCAATAAGACCGGAACTGTCCTTGTCACTGCACCCAAACAACAATGCCGCCATTGCGAGGGTGTGGGCTGCATCTACTGCGGGTTCACCGGCTGGACCGGGCCAAAAAGCAAATATGATTAACCCGCAGAGCCTGTTTTTTCAAACTTCCCGACAATTTTCCTGGGCATCACACACTCTTCATATCTTCTCGCAAAGTAGCGATCGGTCATCCCTGCAATGAAATCCCTGACCAGTTCGGGCCGGGTAGCAGACGAAAGATAATTATTACTTATCGGGACGCTGTCGATAAAGTCTGCAAAGATTTTTGCAGTCCTCTTCCCGCGTTCAAGATCCTCAAGGCATGCAGAAAAGAGCGTGGCATACATTCTCCGGATCTTCTCCCGTTCTGTCGTGAGCGCCGGGTTGTTGTAGATATGCACGCGGGAAAATGCCCGCAGTTCGATTAAGGATTTCTCCACTTCAGGACTATAGGAGATATATCCGGTCTCTTCGGCATCGCTGTTCTCCAGCAGATCATAAATCAGGGTATTGATGATCTGGCCGTTATCGTGTCCGAGCACTTCCCCGCAGGTCTCCGGGATGGGCGTATCGTTCCCGATCAACCCAATCTCGCGGGCATCCTGGAGATCCCGGCCAATGTACGCAATGGTGTCGGCGAACTTCACAACGCATCCTTCCAGCGTCATGGGTGGGCGCGAGCGCGATCCGTTCGCATGGTCAGTCACTTTCCGGTCAAAATCCATAAAGCTCCCGCAGCGCTCCGGTTCGATCCTCACATCATCGGCCTCCCCGTTATGACAGAGTATCCCGTCGAGCACCTGGAGTGTGAGGTCGCAGTCTTCTATCCGGTCGAGAAACCGGACGCTCTGGACATTGTGAAAGAATTTCCCAATCCCGTGCTGTTCGCAGATTTCCGAGAGACATGTCTCACCAAAATGACCGTAAGGGATATGACCGATATCATGGCCGAGCGCGATCGCCTCGATAAGGTCCTCGTTGAGACGGAGACATCTCCCGATGGTTCGGGCAATCTTTGAGACCAGCTGGACATGGATGACCCGGTGGGTGATATGGTCATTTTCCACAAGGTAAAAGACCTGGGTCTTGTCGATGTACCGGGTATAGGCGCGGGTATGGACGATCCGGTCTGCATCCCGCGAATAGGGTGTCCGGATATCCTCGGGCTTTCTTCCGAAACGACGAACCGCCCCGCCACTCCGGGCTGCAAGAGGTGAGAGAAGCGATTCCCGGAGTTCGGTCTGCATCCGGATTGCAGATTCCATTTCTGGATCCGGAACCCGGATGGGGGCAGGTCTCTGCATATCACCGTCAATCTGTGCCAGAACATCTTAATGGTGACGAAGCCGGCAGATTCCCGGATCCGTGCCTTCCCGTTTGCTACAATCTCCACATCTTTATTGTCTTGTGCAGACAACTGGTGAGAGTACACAGTTGTTTTTACTGGAGGCAACCCATGACAAAGAACAATACCAAAAAACCGCAGGCAGAGGAGGAGTGCAAGAAGGAGTGCTCGAGCTGCCCGACCGCAACAACCTGTGCATCGGCAAAGAACGGGAAGGCCGGGCTCCCGCCCAAGGCAGAGATTGACGTCAAGCATGTCATCATGGTGCTTTCCGGCAAAGGGGGAGTCGGGAAATCGACCGTTTCGGTCAATCTTGCCTACGCGCTATCCGCCCACGGCAAGAAAGTCGGTCTCCTCGACCTCGATATGCACGGTCCCAATGTTCCCAAGATGCTGGGAATCGAGGATCACAAGCTCGCCATGATGGATAACCGCATTGAGCCCGTCCATGTTACCGGGAACCTCTCGGTCATCTCCATGGCGTTTCTCCTGCCCGACACCAGTACGCCCATCATCTGGCGCGGCCCCATGAAGATGGCAGCGATCCAGCAGTTCCTTTCGGAAGTGAACTGGGGGCCGCTTGACTATCTCGTTGTTGATCTCCCCCCGGGCACCGGTGACGAAGCGCTGACCATTGCACAGCTCGCCCCCAATGTCCGGGGAGCGGTCGTGGTCACGACCCCGCAGGACGTCGCCACCATGGATGCCCGCAAGTCCGCCAAGTTCATCGAGAAACTCGGCCTCCCGGTCATCGGCATCATCGAGAACATGAGCGGGATGCTCTGCCCTCACTGTGGAGAACAGATCGATCTCTTCGGCAAAGGCGGGGGTAAAAAGATTGCAGAGGAACTCAGCGTTCCGTTCCTTGGGGCGATCCCGCTGGATATCGAGATGCGCAAGGCTGGCGACGAAGGCCGGCCGTTCATCATCCGGCGCGGCGACAGCCCGACATGGAAGAGCGTTGATCAGGTCATGCAGGAACTCACCAGAATCGTTGAGGGATGATAATGGATTATCTGCGGATTCTCACCGGCCGGGAGCAGCCGCTCCCCATCTATAAGGGAGTGATAGCAGCACTGGAGAATCCGCTTGCATTTCCGGATCTGCTTGAATCAATCTACCGGGAAGCTATGAGTCTCGATGACGAGACCCTGGACCGGTTCCGGTTTTCCCTCATGCGCCTCCAGCTCTGGGCAGATATCCACAGAAATGAGGATCTGGAGAAAGCGATGCATATCAAGTACGTCTCCCAGGTGCTCGAAAAAGTGATCTTCGGCTCACTTGTTATGGAGCAGGGCGATGCACCTGCAGAATAATTATTGTCCCACAACATTTTTATCGTCGGGTATAGGTACTGGTGATACTCTTATCACCCTGCCCGATCAATAGTATGACCACAATCCTGTATAACGCAGTTTTACCAATTGTATTTATACAAATACCAGATACCAGTAACCATCCGGGAGCCAATATGACATCACGCATGCAATCCCCGCACACCACCTGTCCGGGGTGCCAGGAAGAAGTATTTCTCGACGAACTTGTAGGCGGCAAGTGTCCGCTCTGCGGTTGTTCGCTCGAGGATTTCGACGAAGCATTCGGGGAATACGAAGGAGTCCTCGACCGCTCGGACCTGTCCTGGCTGATCTTCAATTATTTCGTTTTCAAGAAATTCGTGGACCTGGGTGTACCCCCCCATCAGATCATGGAGTTCGTCGCCACCTACGAGGCAAATGCAGAGAAGCCCCCAGAAGAGTGGAACAAAACAGAATTTGTTCTTGAGATCCCCATGAAAAGTCTGGATAAAATCCGGCCGAAACATTGTGTTAAATGCCAGAAGTGGTTTATTGCGGGTGGAAAAAAGCAGATCCGGGGCGATATGCGCAAAACTGCACTTGCTGTGGAATATACCTGTAATCGCTGCTGAAAAACCGGTTTCCGCTCACCAATTTTAAAAAAAATCTTTTTTTAGAAATATTGTTCAAAAAGAACCGTTATTTTCATAGGAATCGACGGACCTTTTTCGCATTATCTTACCGGGGTCTCCCGTGTTATCTCTCATAATTTTAATCCCGCGGATCATCAAAAATCCTTATCTACACGTAACAATATAAAAACATTTTTAATTTGATTTAGGCCCAATTCGCATTGCATTTGGTAAACTATGTATATATCCGGTGTTAATCAGTTGTAAGGATTGGAGAATTTCTCATATCCTGTCCATGAAGATGGTGACCTATGAAAAAAGGCTATTCCAATGATAACGCATTCACCGGACTTGAAGCGGCAATTGTGCTCATTGCATTCGTTGTCGTCGCAGCGGTGTTCTCGTACGTAGTGCTCGGTGCTGGTTTCTTCACAACCCAGAAAAGCCAGGAAGTTGTCCACACGGGTGTACAGCAGGCGAGTTCGACCCTTGAGATCGTCGGTAACGTCTACGGTACCGGAACTACAGGAAGCTACATAAATATGATTAACTTCTCCGCAGCATTAGCTCCCGGCGGGACAAATGTCGACTTTGACAAAGTGGTGCTTACGTACAGTAACGCATCCTCGCTTGAAACCCTGTCTCGCGTTGGCAAAAACACTGCACCAAATGCCGGGCAGTGGTCCATTGCCAAGGTCCAGAATGAAGTAACCAACGACGATGTACTTGAGAAAGGAGAGCAGTTTGACATCATGGCTCAGCCAACCAACCACATTGTCAAGAACGATCAGTTCCAGATAGAGATCAAACCGGCTATCGGAGCGGCACTCTCGGTTGTCCGCACTGCCCCGGCATCAATTCTGGCAGTAAACACCCTCTACTAACTTTTTTTATTTTCCCTACGGGAAACAATTCTGTCATTCCAGATTCTCTTACACTATTCCGTCGTCGCTGTCATACACAGCCACCTGCACCACGGAAACCAGGTATATCCGTAGAGAGTGTTTGAGACCGGAACATCAGCGGGGGTAATCGGTGCTGATGATCGCACCGGACTGCGCATCAACCCAGCCGGTTGCCGTAGCAGGGGGCTGTCGGGCGCGAAGAGTTTCATCGTCAAAGATCACTTTCCAGGCAAGCGGGATCGTTCCGGGTCGCGGGGTCTGACCGGGGTTATGCAGGTCTTTCCATAACAACTGAGCGGACAGGATCTGCATACGTTGCGCAGATGCCGGGACGAGCTCGCTTGCATTCTGAAGAACTGCAAACGTTGCTTCCCGCTTTGTCACAAGAGATTCTGAAGTAGCGGAAAACGCATTCTCGGGATCGTTCCACCTTCGCTCGTATCCGGTAATATCCCCGTTTGCAGAATCGACTGCGAGGGAGAATCCATCAATATCGCAGGGGATATCCTGGACCATCCGGTTGTATTCAAAAAGATACCGGCCTGCAACCGGTGATCCGGTAGCATTTGCAGGCTCGTACCGTCCACTGCCCAGGCTGACCGTGAGGTCCCCGTTCCATGCCAAAATCGCCCGGTCAGCAACTTTCTGAGCTGCCGATAACGAGAGGACAGGATCTCTTGGACGATCAGTTGGAGATACCTCGCGGGAGTAGGAAAGAATTGAGCCGGTCTCCGGGTCAAGGGAGCCGGAAAGCAGGGGTGCGCCATCCTTGACTAATAAAAAGTGCCACGATGGTTCTGATCCAGGATTATCACTATACCTGACGCGTACCTGATCGACTTTCTGCGGTGAAAAGAATTTTGTCGCGATCTGCATCACCTGTTCTGATGAGAACTTTGCTGATTCCTGTCCCGGGGTATAGGGGTTTCCGGTGACTGCGTCAAGATTTGCAATTATCCGGTCCTGCCTGCCAGAACCCGCTTGAGATACGATCTCAAATTCATACCGTTTTTTTCCGGCAGATTCTGTCAGGTTCACCCGGGAGATCAAAAATTTTTCTGTCGGGAATTCCAGGTGTATGAGATCGATGGCCCGGGAAAGCGGGAGCAGGCCTCGGTCCGATGAAGCGGACAATCCGGATCCGAGAACAATCGCCGGTGTTTCAGGAATGGAGGCATTCATGGGGGCAGCAGGCGTCATGCTGGCCGTCGGGGATACCGGCAGTGCGGAGATCTCAGGTAATGAGCTTGGAAGAATACCGGAGAAATTGCAAAAAAACAGAAGAAAAATAACAGCGATAACCGCAATGATGCAACAGGCCGCTGCAATCTTCCTGATGATCCGGCGCTGTTTTTTAGCATTAATCAGCTGTTGATAACGTTCGGGAAGGTAAGGTGCATCATCGCCTTCAAAATTTCGTCTCCGGCCACTTCCCATAGTTCTTCATAACCATATTTACTGCCACAAATAAAAATGAGAGCTTGTCGGTAGCCCCCGATAAAATGAGGGCATTGTCATTATAGATAGAAAAACAGGGTTCTGTAGATGTCGTAGTTCGCATGCGGGGAAGCCCTCTTCCTGCCCCATCAACCCGAAGAACCCTGACCTGTTCTTTCGGGCCGACCCTTATCAGCGCTCTTTGCAGGCTGCAGTCATAGCGTCCCCGGGAGTTTCAGCGGTATTGAAACGATCGCTCAGGTGCAACCACAATTCTGCGCGAATCAGGGTGAAGGCGTATCTGCATCACCAGTGGCACAGGTTTTTGGATTGCAATCGCGTTCCGGCAAAAAAATTTCAATCACCCCCTCATCCCCTGCCAGAAATTTTTCAAGTGACCTTTGACTGATCTGCCGGAAAGCCCACGTCGGAAAAAATGATTTGCTGTTGGATAAAAATCCAATAGTTGGATAATTATCCAACTGTTGGCAGGTTTACTGACACCCTTTGATCGCGAAAAAAAAAATAACAGACCCTGATTGAAAATACTGATCGGTCGAAATACCAAATTGAGACCAGTTTTTTTTCGGATCATGGGGGCGACCCCCCTTAGGCTGCCATCCCATCCGGAGGTGAGTGGGGGTCATTCTCCCCCTTTAGTGGAAAATATGCAATAAAATAAGGATAAGAGAATTTTCACAGAGCTTAAAGATATGAATTCTACAGAGCAAAAACAGGAAATAATCTTCCTGTTAAAGCGGGATCACGTCTTCCTGTCCTGGTTTTTCCGGTAATACAGACAGCCGGCAATTGCAATCAGAATCACGATAATGACTACCACAAGAGTGAGTGGATCGATAGAGAGACCAATCACACTCGGGCCGTACGCCATGTCGCGGGGGCCGGGAAGGGAACTCGCGGTCACTTCAACTTTGAAAACCGTAATTGGAGCCGGTGTGTTCTGGTATTGCGGCGGCACAGTTACGTTCCCGACGGACACGCTGCTGCTGTTAAGTTCCGGCAGGGTAGTAAGCGGATCAACTCTCCCGAAATTACCATTCCCTTCAGCAAAAACTACCGGAACCATGAGAATGATGATTGCCAGGAATGTGAGGAGGACCGGTTTAAAGCCCGGCCGGCATTTCAGAGATTTGTTCATAGTAATCAAGGAAAATGTACGAAGGATTCATTCAACAGGTTTGTGGTTGAAACCATTTTCCATAACCGGTTCTTGTCCCCACGGGATACCGGAGCAGGAAGATTTATTAATCGCCCTGTTAAAGGAAACGATATGCCACCTGGGGGGGAATCGCCGGAATACGGATCCCTGGGCGTGATCACCATCACAATTCTGCTCATTATAGCGATTATCGGAGCGGGATTCTTTTTTTACCAATCCCAGGAGCGCATTGTCAAGGACAGAATAACTTCCGAGCTTTCTTCAATTGCATACCTCAAAGCGGATCAGATCGCAGCCTGGAGGGGGGAGAGGCTCGAGGATGCCATTGTTATATCAAAGGATCAGACCCTTGCTGAACGGGCAGAAGCGGTCCTGGTCTCTTCCGATCCCTTCAACAACAAAGATATCCTGATGCGTTTTGGCCGGATCAACACCTCCTATCCGTACCGGAATGTTCAGCTAGTCAGCCGGAACGGCAGGGTTTATGCGAGCCTTGCCCCATCAGAGATGGCAATCAGCCCTGATCTACAATTACCGCTGGCCGAATCACTCTCTTCCCGCCGGGCCATCCTGACCGATCTGATGCTGGATAATGGGGACAATTCCACCAGCATGTATGTTATCGCGCCGTTAATTCTTACCAATAGCAGTAGAGATGAAACTATCGGTGCTGTTATCCTCACGATCGATCCTAATATAGATCTCTATCCGCGTGTTCAGGGCTGGCCGGTACCCAGTAAAAGTGCAGAAACCCTGCTTGTGGAGCGTGAGGGAGATAATGTCCTGTTCCTGAATAATCTGCGGCATCAGAACAATACCGCACTCTCCTTAAAGATCCCGTTAAGCCAGACAGCGAATCCGGCGGTTATGGCGGTAAGGGGAACAACCGGCGCTTTTGAAGGGAGGGATTACCGGGGGGTCGATGTGATCTCGGTACTGACACCGGTATCAGGCTCGCCCTGGTTCATGGTAACGAAGATTGATACCGCCGAAGCCTATTCCGCATGGCAGGCCAGTTCGGGGCTTATACTTATCCTCATTATAGGGGCGGTTGCCGGAGTATTCATCGTCATGGGCCTCCTGTGGCAGCGCAGGCAGAAATATTATTACCGGACCCTGTATACCAATGAAGCGGTACAGAGACAGAATGAGCAGAAACGCCGCCAGTGGATGGAGGTACTGCTGCGGCTCGGGGAGATGGATTCAGCAAAAGATTATGAGATTACGGGCTACGTTCTCGAAGCTGCGTGTACGCTCACAGAAAGCCCGGTTGCATTTTTTGGCATGCTGGACCCGGAGGAGAGGATGTTTGAGAGCACGGCCTGGTCAAAATCCATACAGAAAGACCACGCAGGAAGTGCATCTTCCGGACATCTTCCCATAGATCAGGCCGGCCTCTGGGCTGAGGCAGTGCAGAGCAGGAGACCCGCCATTGTCAACGACTACGCAACCTCCCTGCCGATAAAAAACGAGATATTTACTGATAGTATTCCGGTCTTTCGGTTCTTATCAGTCCCCGTCTTCGAAGGAACGCGGATCGTAATGGTAAGCACGGTGGCCAACCGGGAATCCGGGTATTCCGCAACCGATGCTGAAAATCTCGCACTCCTTATGCAGGGAGCCTGGAATCATATCAGGAAACGTAGAGCAGAGGAAGCCCTCCTGCAGAAAACGTCGGATCTTGAAGCAGCATACGAGGAGATCACCGCAAGCGATGAAGAGCTCAGGTCAAGTTATGAGGATCTTGCCAATACCCAGCAGGCACTCGCCGAAAGCGAACGGAAGTATCGCAACCTGTATCTTTATGCCCAGGTCGGACTCTTTGAGACCAGCTTTAAAGATGCAACGGTGGTTGCCTGCAACCAGATGTACGCCGATCTCGCCGGTTTTTCGTCTGTTGAAGACGCAATTGGAAAGGACATTCTCCATCTCTATGTGAACCCGGATGAGCGCTCTCATGTAAGCCAGATCCTCAAAGAGCAGGGATTTATCGAGAATTGTGTTGTGCAGTTCCGCAACCAGAGTACCGGCAGGATATTCTGGGGACAGTTCTCCGCCCGGTATAATCATGAGCGGGATATGGCCGAGGGGACGCTCGTTGATGTAACAACGGAGATTGAGGCGAAAACTGCGCTCCGGGAGAGTGAACAAAGACTGCGTGAAGCCCAGGAGATGGCCCATCTCGGTTTCTGGTCGTGGGACATAAAGACCGGTCATGTGGAATGGTCCGATGAAGTGTACAGGATATTCGGTCTTGATCCAGACGTGTTTACTCCTGAAATTGATTCCGTACTTGCCTTATCCCCGTGGCCGGAGGATCAACAGCGCGACAGGGAGCTTATCCGGAAGGCTATGGATTCCTGTGAACCTGGGACCTACGAGCAGCGGTTCCTCCGGCCGGATAAGAGCATCGGGTATTACCATTCCACGTTCCAGGGGAGATATGACCCAACGGGCAACCTCGTCTCCATTGTAGGTACGGTACTGGACATCACACAGCAAAAGCTGGCAGAATCGGAGATTATCCGGATGAACGAGACCCTGCTCCGCCAGACAAAGACGTTGTCAATCCTGAATCGGATTATCACAATATCAAACCGGGTTGTGGACCGGCCGGCACTCTTACAGACGATTCTGGATGACACGCTTGACCTGATGGATTATGATGCCGGGGGAATATATCTCATCGACAAAGCGACACAGACTGCATCGATTGCCTGTTCAAAGAATCTTCCTCCGGAGTTCCTTGCTTCGGCTGAAACAATATCTATCCTCACGCCGCCCTATGATTCCCTGTTCATCAAGGGCATCCCGATTATTACCAACCATTATGACCGTGTCTTTCCAGCCAATGCAGAAAAAACAAAATTTCTCTCGGTTGCAAATATCCCTCTGTCCTCAAAGAATGAGATCAGCGGGTCCCTCAATGTCATCAGCAAACAGCGGCACATCATAACAGAGAATGAGAAAGAGACTCTGCTCTCGATCGCACGGGAACTGGGAAACACTCTCCGGAAGATGGCTGCGGAAGAAGAGATGATGAAGGCAGAGGATGCACTTCGGAAGAGCGAAGAGAAATACCGGATCCTCTTCAACCGGATGGTTGAGGGAAGCGCACTCCACGAGATGATCTATGATCCTTCCGGAAACCCGGCAGATTACCGGATCCTTGATGTGAATCCTGCCTTTGAAGCCATCATCGGGATCAATCGCAACGCAGTTATCGGAAAATGCAGCCGCGAGGCATACGGAGTTGAGACTCCACCATTCCTCAATACCTATGCACGGGTGGCTGCTACCGGTCAGCCGGAAGTGTTTGAAGTGTATTTCGCCCCCATGCGGAAACATTTTTCAATTTCTGTATATTCCCCGCAAGCCGGGCGGTTTGCCACGATATTTGAGGATATCACGGATCGCAAACAGGCCGAACAGCAGCGCGAAGGGCTTATTAATGAGCTGGAGAAGAAAAATACCGAACTCGAACAGTTCACCTACACGGTGTCGCACGATCTCAAGAGCCCCCTCATAACGATCAAGGGATTTGCCGGCATGGTTGACGAGGATGCCAGAAAAGGCGATTTAGTGCAGCTGGAGAAGGATTTGAGCCGTATTACCGAAGCTGCAGAGACCATGCAGGAACTTCTTGCGGATCTCCTCGAACTATCCCGGATCGG
This region includes:
- a CDS encoding FHA domain-containing protein; its protein translation is MNPADKSPTLIVHEESDSLEELSEYLDVLSSSARLRILKFIEKKPRDARAISKEIETSYENTKKHLDKLLSIGVIKKDAGLGAPTSKGIHPVWQYSLVPGGLEAIIRNLGFFSNTRVQIVGSEISRRLDEVKGALSKEVLGNMPAAIVLGGQDDGKLFLLKSDLVNIGRTDADYSAASGNNDVVLSESYTAVTRISKPHGRFVHENGVWYIEDCGSTGGTQLNNRKLEKNVKEQVRDGDLLELAKGSSGVRVLFILPEKT
- a CDS encoding NosD domain-containing protein — protein: MIPLHKILRALVIATLILACTVIPVMAAEHIVAPTGAEFSTIQDAVDWSSNGDTIRVQSGTYDENIRLEKKIILIGVDNGNGVPVIEPRSKGDAIRILADDCTIQGFIIQNTEMSSGIYIGSNNNAIRDNIIRNNGDGIYLVSSRKNTISGNEISQNNKYGISLESSSDNRIEQNTFQKNTVGISLDSASAANLIFRNNFLNNQNVISESQTSTWSSVLPYTYTYLGQKAESRMGNYWKDYQGRDTNGDGIGETPYIVSVGTIKTGDKTRQDVLDEFPLMDPRDYYTAVAVAGSSPGLKPTDAGGRTPTLTPVITTTPLPTRTNQVAENPASEAPFSFPRIWPNIPVITLVLSLALVIVIIAAGIMYFRRKKPESGQENGIAPVAKRAASMIKNAIDHVPSPATTQAAQTVQMDETNIALQHSASDQKTYFPRELENKYTDIMFIGRGGIAWVFSAIRKTDGIRVAVKIPISFDEVTGKCFLNEIAAWETLRHENIVEVTAVNILPVPYVEMEYVPSSLEAIEKPLPVWKAVHLITGVTDGLRYAHDHGFIHRDIKPHNILLTDELVPKITDWGMSKVLAAEVKKSSIAGFSLSYAAPEQVSPTEFGRTDERTDIYQLGVVFYELVTGSIPFGGESIVEVGNAILRDSPILPSEYNPEAEVVEKIIMKCLEKMPKDRYQSAAELLAALQGYLDEDDS
- a CDS encoding HD domain-containing protein gives rise to the protein MESAIRMQTELRESLLSPLAARSGGAVRRFGRKPEDIRTPYSRDADRIVHTRAYTRYIDKTQVFYLVENDHITHRVIHVQLVSKIARTIGRCLRLNEDLIEAIALGHDIGHIPYGHFGETCLSEICEQHGIGKFFHNVQSVRFLDRIEDCDLTLQVLDGILCHNGEADDVRIEPERCGSFMDFDRKVTDHANGSRSRPPMTLEGCVVKFADTIAYIGRDLQDAREIGLIGNDTPIPETCGEVLGHDNGQIINTLIYDLLENSDAEETGYISYSPEVEKSLIELRAFSRVHIYNNPALTTEREKIRRMYATLFSACLEDLERGKRTAKIFADFIDSVPISNNYLSSATRPELVRDFIAGMTDRYFARRYEECVMPRKIVGKFEKTGSAG
- a CDS encoding Mrp/NBP35 family ATP-binding protein: MTKNNTKKPQAEEECKKECSSCPTATTCASAKNGKAGLPPKAEIDVKHVIMVLSGKGGVGKSTVSVNLAYALSAHGKKVGLLDLDMHGPNVPKMLGIEDHKLAMMDNRIEPVHVTGNLSVISMAFLLPDTSTPIIWRGPMKMAAIQQFLSEVNWGPLDYLVVDLPPGTGDEALTIAQLAPNVRGAVVVTTPQDVATMDARKSAKFIEKLGLPVIGIIENMSGMLCPHCGEQIDLFGKGGGKKIAEELSVPFLGAIPLDIEMRKAGDEGRPFIIRRGDSPTWKSVDQVMQELTRIVEG
- a CDS encoding flagellin translates to MKKGYSNDNAFTGLEAAIVLIAFVVVAAVFSYVVLGAGFFTTQKSQEVVHTGVQQASSTLEIVGNVYGTGTTGSYINMINFSAALAPGGTNVDFDKVVLTYSNASSLETLSRVGKNTAPNAGQWSIAKVQNEVTNDDVLEKGEQFDIMAQPTNHIVKNDQFQIEIKPAIGAALSVVRTAPASILAVNTLY